The DNA region CGTGAGCACGCGTGGTCTTGCCGAGTCACTTCCCGCTGAGTCTTATCAGGAGAATCCACGTGCCTCCCGAATCCGACGTCCCGGAAGCACCCCCGGTCGCTAGCGTTCGCCGTCTGCGGTGGGGAGCTCTCGCTGGGGCCACGACGGTGGCAATCCTGTCGGTTGCCATCTGCGGATTTCTGGGCACCTGGCAGTGGCAGCGCGCTCACCAGCAGGCGCACGCGGTCGATCCCGACCCTAGGGCTGCGCTTGCTGCGGTGATGCGTCCCGGCGAGGCTGGCAGGGGCGAGGGGCGCCTTATCGAGGTCGACGGAACGTGGGCGAATGTCGACGTGGGCCTCGTGGCAGGCAAGGAGCTCGAGGGCGTGCCCGCGGTGCTCCTGGTGTTGCCGCTCACGGTTCCCGCGGACGCCACGGGCACCGGCGCCGAAGGTACCCTCGGCGTGATCGCGGGTTGGCTACCTGCAGACGAAGTCGCGTCCACGCCGGCCGTCGGTGGGAGCACGCACGTCACGGGTTACGTGCGAGGGGGAGAGGGCCTCACCCCGACCCCCAACGACCCGCCCGTGGCCGGGGCAGTGTGGTTGGGCTCGATGTCGACGGCTTCCCTGGCCCAGCACTGGACGGCTCCGGTCTATTCGTACCTTGTCGTCGCGGACTCTCCCGCACCGGGCTGGAGGGCGCTCCCCCCTCCGGTCGAGCAGAAAAGGCTCGATTTGCGATCGCTCACGTATTCGGTCGAGTGGTGGCTCTTTGGCATCTTCGCGGCGGTGATTTCCGTGCGATGGATGCGGGACAATGGTCGCGAACAGACTTCCGAGGAGGACGTATGACCCCCGCCCCCGTTCAAGGAGCGCTCAAGCGCTACCGCGTCATGGCCTTCGTGACCGGTTCGTTCTTGTTGTTGCTCACGGCGGTGACGCTCGTGAAGTACATCGGTGAGGCCGCGGGGTGGCATGCGGACGCCTTCTGGGCCTTCGCCACGATGGTCGGCATCACCCACGGTTGGATCTTCATGGTGTACGTGCTTGCCTGTGCTGACCTATGGCGTCGCATGAAGTGGCACACAGGGCGCCTGTTGACCATGGTGCTCGGCGGTGTGGTTCCGGCAATGTCCTTTGTGATGGAGCGGCGGGTGTCCCGCGAGATCCCCGCGAGCGTTGACGCGTGACCACTCAGCGCCCTCCCGTCCAGCATCGTCCCGTCCAGCATCGTCCCGTCCTCGTCGTTGACTGCGGCGCGCAATACGCCCAACTGATTGCACGCCGCGTGCGTGAGGCCAGGTTGTACTCCGAGATCGTCCCTCACTCGATGAGTGCCGCGGACATGCTCGCAAAGAACCCCGCGGCGATCATTCTCTCGGGTGGCCCCTCCTCGGTGTACGAAGACGGCGCCCCCCACGTCGACTCCGCGATTTACGACACGGGGGTTCCGGTTTTTGGAATCTGTTACGGCTTCCAACTCATGGCCAAGGCGCTGGGCGGCACGGTCGCCAAGACGGGTCTGCGCGAGTACGGCCGCACCACGGCGAGCATCGCCGACGCCGGCGCCACCTTGGCTGGAAGCCCCGCGGAGCAGACGGTGTGGATGAGCCACGGCGATTCCGTTCACGAAGCCCCCGCCGGATTCACGGTGCTCGCGAAGACGGATGGCGCGCCAGTCGCGGCCTTTGAGAACACCGAGCGTCGCATGGCGGGCGTCCAGTGGCACCCCGAGGTCAGGCACACGCCCCTCGGCCAGGCCGCGCTCGAGAACTTCCTCTACACGGTTGCGGGCCTCACTCCTGACTGGACGAGCGCAAGCGTCATCGACGAACAAGTGGCGCTTATTCGCGCCCAGGTCGGCTCGGCCCAGGTGATTTGTGGTCTGTCGGGCGGCGTCGACTCCGCGGTGGCCGCCGCCCTCGTGCAGAAGGCCGTGGGGGATCAGCTCACGTGCGTCTTCGTCGACCACGGTCTGCTGCGCTCAGGTGAGGCCGAGCAGGTCGAGCGCGACTTTGTCGCCGCCACCGGCGTGCGCCTCGTGGTTGCCAACGAACGCGACCGCTTCCTCGACGCGCTCGCGGACGTGACCGACCCGGAGACGAAGCGCAAGATCATCGGCCGCGAGTTCATTCGCGCCTTCGAGGCGGAAGCGCGCAAGCTCGTTCACGACGCGGGCCTCGGCGAAGAGGTGAAGTTCCTGGTTCAGGGCACCTTGTATCCCGACGTGGTCGAGTCCGGTGGCGGCGAGGGCGCGGCCAACATCAAGAGCCACCACAACGTGGGCGGCCTGCCGGACGATCTCAAGTTCGATCTGGTCGAGCCCTTGCGTGCGCTCTTCAAGGACGAGGTGAGGGCCGTTGGCCTCGAGCTCGGTCTGCCCGAAGAGATCGTGTGGCGCCAACCCTTCCCAGGCCCAGGACTCGGCATCCGGATCATCGGTGCCGTCAACCAGGAGCGCATCGACATCCTGCAGGCGGCCGACGCGATCGCGCGCGAAGAACTCACCAAGGCGGGCCTCGATCGCGACATCTGGCAGTGCCCCGTGGTGCTTCTCGCGGATGTTCGCTCGGTGGGCGTCCAGGGCGACGGCCGCACCTATGGGCACCCCATCGTGTTGCGCCCAGTATCGAGCGAGGACGCCATGACCGCCGACTGGAGCCGCGTGCCCTACGAGGTGCTTGCGCACATCTCCAACCGAATCACGAACGAGGTACCTGAGGTCAATCGCGTCGTCCTCGACGTCACGTCCAAGCCGCCAGGCACCATCGAATGGGAATAGCGACCGGCCTTGCAGACGCGCGCGTCGCGCTTGAAATCGAGCGCGCGAAGGCCGGTGACCGCCGTCGCAGGTTGGTTGGGATCTATCTGGGCGTGGGTGCGGTGGTGTCGCTCGGCTACGCGGTGGTCTTTGCCAGCACTTCCGAGCCCTTTCATCGGTACGTGGCGGTGGTAGGCGCCGTCACGGCGGTGGTCCAGGTCTTCGGAATCGGCATGGTCTCTCGAGGCCACGTCACAGGAGCGGGAATCCTGAGCCAGGCGGCGCCGGTTCTGTCGGTGCTCGTGTTCGCGTCCGCGACGTCAGTGCACGCGGGCTTCGGATCGCTTCTGTTCGTCGGTGCGCTTGGCGTGGTCGTCACGGTGCCGGACGAAGCCGCCCGAGCCAGGTTCGTGCTGATCTTCGCGCTTGTCTCCGCCGTGATCGTCATCCAAGTGTTCTTCACGCGGT from Demequina lutea includes:
- a CDS encoding SURF1 family protein → MPPESDVPEAPPVASVRRLRWGALAGATTVAILSVAICGFLGTWQWQRAHQQAHAVDPDPRAALAAVMRPGEAGRGEGRLIEVDGTWANVDVGLVAGKELEGVPAVLLVLPLTVPADATGTGAEGTLGVIAGWLPADEVASTPAVGGSTHVTGYVRGGEGLTPTPNDPPVAGAVWLGSMSTASLAQHWTAPVYSYLVVADSPAPGWRALPPPVEQKRLDLRSLTYSVEWWLFGIFAAVISVRWMRDNGREQTSEEDV
- a CDS encoding DUF3817 domain-containing protein codes for the protein MTPAPVQGALKRYRVMAFVTGSFLLLLTAVTLVKYIGEAAGWHADAFWAFATMVGITHGWIFMVYVLACADLWRRMKWHTGRLLTMVLGGVVPAMSFVMERRVSREIPASVDA
- the guaA gene encoding glutamine-hydrolyzing GMP synthase; translated protein: MTTQRPPVQHRPVQHRPVLVVDCGAQYAQLIARRVREARLYSEIVPHSMSAADMLAKNPAAIILSGGPSSVYEDGAPHVDSAIYDTGVPVFGICYGFQLMAKALGGTVAKTGLREYGRTTASIADAGATLAGSPAEQTVWMSHGDSVHEAPAGFTVLAKTDGAPVAAFENTERRMAGVQWHPEVRHTPLGQAALENFLYTVAGLTPDWTSASVIDEQVALIRAQVGSAQVICGLSGGVDSAVAAALVQKAVGDQLTCVFVDHGLLRSGEAEQVERDFVAATGVRLVVANERDRFLDALADVTDPETKRKIIGREFIRAFEAEARKLVHDAGLGEEVKFLVQGTLYPDVVESGGGEGAANIKSHHNVGGLPDDLKFDLVEPLRALFKDEVRAVGLELGLPEEIVWRQPFPGPGLGIRIIGAVNQERIDILQAADAIAREELTKAGLDRDIWQCPVVLLADVRSVGVQGDGRTYGHPIVLRPVSSEDAMTADWSRVPYEVLAHISNRITNEVPEVNRVVLDVTSKPPGTIEWE